A region from the Ancylothrix sp. D3o genome encodes:
- a CDS encoding sodium:proton antiporter, whose amino-acid sequence MVDKYILYLLVIGLVLLLATLGSGWIARLPLSYSLIYLIIGIILGPYGAGLITLRPDAEFLERVTEFVVIVSVFSCGLKMSRPLTWGAWNSTGRLIGFLMPISIFGVAAIAYWFLGFNWGAAVLLGGILAPTDPVLASEVQLSHMEDRDELRFGLTSEGGLNDALAFPFVYFGLYSLKDHNWENWLKYWVLVDVIWAIVAGIGMGIIVAYVVVKADKQLQKRRPVDYLMEDFIALSTILLTYALTEVVNGYGFVAVFVAGIMIQRSYRNPEKPLSQLHFIERIEKLMEVGLILLLGSMLRVEPMLKFAVPTLLIALPLLFVIRPIGAWLSTIGGSWSPKTRFLFGWFGIRGVGSLYYLTYAFGHGLQGFLGEKIGWIIYSTVVISVVLHGISATPLMKSYQEAPEAGLLKT is encoded by the coding sequence ATGGTGGATAAGTATATCCTCTATCTGCTGGTTATTGGCTTGGTTTTGCTGTTAGCAACGCTTGGTTCTGGCTGGATTGCCCGATTACCGCTTTCTTACTCACTAATTTACCTGATTATTGGCATAATTTTAGGGCCGTATGGAGCGGGTTTGATTACACTGCGACCGGATGCAGAATTTCTGGAAAGAGTGACGGAATTTGTTGTTATTGTTTCGGTTTTTAGCTGCGGTTTAAAAATGAGTCGTCCGCTGACATGGGGGGCTTGGAATTCAACGGGCCGGTTGATTGGTTTTTTAATGCCGATTTCAATTTTTGGGGTGGCGGCGATTGCTTATTGGTTTCTGGGTTTCAATTGGGGTGCTGCGGTTTTATTAGGCGGAATTTTAGCGCCAACTGACCCGGTTTTGGCTTCGGAGGTGCAACTTTCTCATATGGAAGATCGAGATGAGTTGCGGTTTGGTTTGACTTCCGAAGGCGGTTTAAATGATGCTTTAGCTTTTCCGTTTGTGTATTTTGGGTTGTATTCGTTAAAAGATCATAATTGGGAAAATTGGTTGAAATATTGGGTGCTTGTTGATGTAATTTGGGCAATTGTTGCCGGTATTGGCATGGGAATTATTGTGGCTTATGTGGTGGTTAAGGCAGATAAACAATTGCAAAAAAGAAGGCCGGTTGATTATTTGATGGAAGATTTTATCGCCCTTAGTACAATTTTGCTGACTTATGCGTTGACGGAAGTGGTTAATGGTTATGGTTTTGTGGCTGTTTTTGTGGCAGGGATTATGATCCAGCGGAGTTATCGCAATCCAGAAAAGCCGCTTTCTCAATTACATTTTATAGAACGCATTGAAAAGCTGATGGAGGTTGGGCTGATTTTGCTTTTGGGTTCGATGTTGCGAGTGGAACCGATGCTAAAATTTGCGGTTCCTACGCTTTTAATTGCACTACCTCTGCTGTTTGTGATTCGACCGATTGGTGCTTGGTTAAGTACAATTGGGGGTTCTTGGTCTCCAAAAACTCGCTTTCTTTTTGGCTGGTTTGGTATTCGGGGAGTGGGTAGTTTGTATTATTTAACCTATGCTTTTGGTCATGGGTTACAAGGATTTTTGGGAGAAAAAATTGGCTGGATTATTTATTCAACGGTGGTGATTTCTGTGGTATTACATGGCATTAGTGCAACGCCATTGATGAAGTCTTATCAAGAAGCACCGGAGGCAGGGTTATTGAAAACTTAA
- the crtO gene encoding beta-carotene ketolase CrtO, whose amino-acid sequence METYDVVIIGAGHNGLTCAAYLLKAGYSVLLLEKRSIPGGAATTEEAMPEEAPGFKFNLCAIDHEFIHLGPVVEELELKKYGLKYLYCDPVVFCPHPDGKYFLAHRSLEKTCAEIARYNERDAKKYKEFTDFWQRVIGAMIPIFNAPPKSVIDMAGNYDAAKLQDLLSVIGGPDKTLDFVRTMFTSPRDILEEWFDEEFLKAPLARLASELGAPPSQKTISVGAIMMAMRHNPGMARPRGGTGALTAALVNLVQAEGGKILTDQAVEKILVDDGRAVGVRVKGGQEYRAKKGVISNIDAQRVFLHLVDEDAVHAADSNLRERVERRIVNNNESIMKIDLALSEPLHFDHHNHQDEFLIGSFLIADSVNQVEVAHSDPTVGKIPDDPSLYVVMPTMLDPTMAPEGKHTLWVEFFAPYQIAGADGTGMKGTGWTDELKNKVADRCVDKIADYAPNIKNSIIARRVESPPELSERTGFLRGNHYHIDMTLDQMVFFRPLPELANYKTPIEGLYLTGAGTHPGGSISGMPGRNCARVFLQTQHPITQTLTDAANSLKATAKSVFRIS is encoded by the coding sequence ATGGAAACCTACGACGTAGTAATTATCGGTGCCGGTCACAACGGGTTAACCTGTGCCGCTTACTTACTGAAAGCAGGATACAGCGTTTTGCTATTAGAAAAACGTTCGATTCCCGGTGGTGCAGCCACAACCGAGGAAGCTATGCCAGAGGAAGCGCCTGGGTTTAAATTTAACCTTTGCGCTATCGACCATGAATTTATTCACTTGGGGCCGGTTGTCGAAGAATTAGAGTTAAAAAAATACGGCTTAAAATATCTTTATTGTGACCCCGTTGTGTTTTGTCCTCATCCCGACGGCAAGTATTTTTTAGCCCACCGTTCCCTGGAAAAAACTTGTGCTGAAATTGCTCGCTACAACGAACGTGATGCCAAAAAATATAAAGAATTTACTGATTTTTGGCAGCGAGTAATTGGAGCAATGATTCCAATATTTAATGCCCCACCGAAATCTGTAATTGATATGGCCGGCAACTATGATGCGGCCAAACTGCAAGATTTACTTTCTGTAATTGGCGGGCCAGATAAAACCCTAGATTTTGTTCGCACGATGTTTACAAGTCCCCGCGATATTTTAGAAGAGTGGTTTGATGAAGAATTCCTCAAAGCACCTCTGGCAAGACTTGCCTCAGAATTAGGTGCACCGCCTTCACAAAAAACGATTTCTGTGGGGGCAATTATGATGGCAATGCGTCATAATCCGGGCATGGCAAGACCGCGTGGCGGAACGGGTGCTTTAACCGCTGCTTTGGTTAATTTGGTGCAAGCTGAAGGCGGAAAAATTCTCACCGATCAAGCAGTAGAAAAGATTTTAGTTGATGACGGGCGTGCGGTTGGTGTTCGGGTAAAAGGTGGGCAAGAATATCGTGCGAAAAAAGGCGTGATTTCTAATATTGATGCCCAGCGCGTGTTTTTACATTTGGTTGATGAAGATGCCGTTCATGCTGCGGATTCCAATTTACGCGAACGGGTAGAACGCCGTATTGTCAATAATAATGAGAGCATTATGAAGATTGATTTGGCGCTCTCAGAACCGCTGCATTTTGACCATCATAATCACCAAGATGAGTTTTTAATTGGCTCATTTTTGATTGCCGATTCTGTGAATCAAGTTGAAGTCGCCCACAGCGATCCAACAGTCGGTAAAATTCCTGATGATCCGTCGCTTTATGTCGTGATGCCAACCATGCTTGATCCGACGATGGCACCGGAAGGAAAGCATACTTTGTGGGTGGAATTTTTTGCACCGTATCAAATTGCAGGGGCGGATGGTACGGGAATGAAAGGCACCGGCTGGACTGATGAATTAAAGAATAAAGTGGCGGATCGTTGCGTTGATAAAATTGCCGATTATGCGCCTAATATCAAGAATTCCATCATTGCTCGTCGTGTGGAAAGTCCGCCGGAATTGTCGGAACGCACCGGCTTTTTGCGGGGCAATCACTATCACATTGATATGACTTTGGATCAGATGGTGTTTTTCCGTCCTCTGCCGGAGTTGGCTAATTATAAAACTCCCATTGAAGGGTTGTATTTAACCGGCGCCGGTACGCATCCGGGCGGCTCAATTTCTGGAATGCCAGGACGCAATTGTGCGCGAGTTTTCTTACAAACTCAGCACCCAATTACGCAAACTTTAACTGATGCAGCCAATTCTCTGAAGGCTACGGCTAAATCTGTGTTCCGAATTTCTTAA
- a CDS encoding saccharopine dehydrogenase family protein, producing MSEKVLIIGGRGRIGSSVAKDLANFTDAKITITGRDPAAANNPMPAPGVQYLALNLTDHEAVRNAIKGCKVVVHCAGPFQYRDANVLKTCIDEGVNYVDVSDSRGFTSRALELKETAKKADITAVINTGIFPGISNSMVRQGVEKLDEAERIHLSYVVGSSGGAGLTVMRTTFLGLQNPFDVLENGNWKQVKPYTGRETIEFPAPYGKTGVYWFDMPEAFTLPDTFPQAKTVITKFGTAPDLYNHLTWFVANLWPQSWVKNSAVVEFLSHVSYNMTKVTDTMVGTGVAVRSEVNGIKDGKPTTFCSTVVHNSAAVATGIGTGAIAELILKGKLQKPGVWPQEQALATDLFEHLMASRQMPVQEQWL from the coding sequence ATGAGTGAAAAAGTTTTAATTATTGGCGGGAGAGGCAGAATAGGGAGCAGCGTTGCCAAAGACCTCGCCAACTTTACCGATGCAAAAATCACTATTACTGGACGCGATCCCGCTGCCGCAAATAACCCCATGCCGGCCCCCGGTGTGCAGTATTTGGCCTTGAATTTAACCGACCATGAAGCCGTAAGAAATGCTATTAAGGGCTGTAAAGTGGTGGTACATTGCGCCGGCCCGTTTCAATACCGCGATGCAAACGTGCTCAAAACTTGTATAGATGAAGGCGTTAATTATGTTGATGTCAGCGACAGTCGCGGGTTTACAAGTCGGGCATTAGAACTCAAAGAGACTGCAAAAAAGGCGGACATTACTGCTGTTATCAATACAGGGATTTTTCCTGGTATTTCTAACAGTATGGTGCGGCAAGGTGTGGAAAAATTAGACGAAGCAGAACGCATCCATTTAAGTTATGTAGTCGGGAGTTCTGGGGGGGCCGGTTTAACGGTGATGCGAACCACATTTTTAGGTTTACAAAATCCCTTTGATGTGTTAGAAAATGGCAACTGGAAACAAGTTAAACCCTACACAGGCCGGGAAACCATAGAGTTTCCAGCACCCTACGGCAAAACCGGCGTTTATTGGTTTGATATGCCAGAAGCCTTTACCTTACCTGACACATTCCCCCAAGCAAAAACGGTAATTACAAAATTTGGCACGGCGCCGGATCTTTATAATCATCTCACTTGGTTTGTAGCCAATTTGTGGCCGCAAAGTTGGGTAAAAAATTCAGCAGTGGTGGAGTTTTTATCTCATGTTTCTTACAACATGACAAAAGTCACCGATACAATGGTTGGTACCGGCGTCGCTGTGCGTTCAGAAGTTAACGGAATTAAAGATGGAAAACCGACGACTTTTTGCTCAACAGTGGTGCATAACAGTGCAGCCGTAGCCACCGGCATTGGCACTGGTGCGATTGCAGAATTAATCTTAAAAGGAAAACTCCAAAAACCCGGAGTTTGGCCCCAAGAACAAGCCTTAGCGACCGATTTATTTGAACACCTGATGGCATCTCGTCAAATGCCGGTGCAAGAACAGTGGCTCTAA
- a CDS encoding cytochrome P450, which yields MKLPNRIETPSFIQKIQWVGDPLAYMNNAASRYPDIFTTQVSNVSPFVFINHPQGIQELFTADPKQFDTGRGNEILRPLVGDKSLFLMDGEKHRRERQLLMPPFHGERMRHYSQVICDVTNQATGRWKIGESFSVRDVMQEVTMGVILHAVFGLNEGERYYKIQKLLGEILDLLGSPLRSSLLFFDFLQKDLGSWSPWGHWLRKRRELDEFLEAEIEERRQNLDSQRNDVLTLLLQARDEAGEGMNNEELCDELMTLLAAGHETTATALSWALYWIHRHPEVEEKLRQEIDALGENPDPTAIFKLPYLSAVCSETLRIYPVAMLTFPRIVKSPFKLMGYEFDPGTVLFGCIYLVHHRPELYPEPHLFKPERFLERQFSPYEFLPFGGGNRRCLGLALAQFEMKLILATIVSRWQLGLANNQPVRPVRRGVTLAPAGGVEMVVKNERRRPLAELQLAGSL from the coding sequence ATGAAATTACCTAATAGGATTGAAACGCCTTCCTTTATCCAAAAAATACAGTGGGTAGGTGATCCGCTGGCTTATATGAATAACGCTGCCTCGCGTTATCCCGACATTTTTACAACTCAAGTTAGCAATGTCAGCCCTTTCGTATTTATTAATCATCCGCAGGGTATTCAAGAGTTATTTACAGCCGATCCAAAGCAATTTGATACCGGTCGCGGTAATGAAATTTTGCGGCCTTTGGTGGGGGATAAGTCCCTCTTTTTAATGGATGGAGAAAAACACCGGCGCGAACGTCAGCTTTTAATGCCGCCGTTTCACGGAGAAAGAATGCGCCATTACAGTCAGGTGATTTGTGATGTTACCAATCAAGCAACAGGCCGGTGGAAAATAGGCGAATCTTTTTCGGTTCGGGATGTAATGCAAGAAGTGACGATGGGCGTAATTTTACACGCAGTTTTCGGTTTAAATGAAGGGGAACGTTACTATAAAATTCAGAAACTTTTAGGAGAAATTCTCGATTTGCTGGGGTCGCCTTTGCGTTCGAGTTTGTTGTTTTTTGACTTTTTACAAAAAGATTTGGGCTCCTGGAGTCCTTGGGGTCATTGGTTGCGAAAACGGCGCGAGTTAGATGAATTCCTAGAGGCCGAGATTGAGGAACGCCGCCAAAATTTAGATAGCCAGCGCAATGATGTTTTAACGCTGTTGTTGCAGGCGCGTGATGAGGCTGGAGAAGGCATGAACAATGAAGAATTATGCGATGAATTGATGACGCTTTTGGCGGCGGGTCACGAAACAACAGCAACGGCACTTTCTTGGGCTCTTTATTGGATACACCGGCACCCCGAAGTCGAAGAAAAGTTACGCCAAGAAATAGACGCTTTGGGGGAAAATCCAGACCCAACGGCTATTTTTAAATTACCATATTTGAGCGCGGTTTGTTCGGAGACTCTGCGTATTTATCCTGTGGCAATGTTAACATTTCCTCGCATTGTTAAATCACCCTTTAAGTTGATGGGGTATGAGTTTGACCCTGGAACCGTTTTGTTTGGTTGTATTTATTTAGTTCACCACCGACCAGAGCTTTATCCTGAACCACATTTATTTAAACCAGAGCGATTTTTGGAAAGGCAATTTTCTCCCTATGAGTTTTTGCCGTTTGGAGGCGGAAACCGGCGTTGTTTAGGGTTAGCTTTGGCACAGTTTGAAATGAAGTTAATTTTGGCAACGATTGTATCGCGTTGGCAGTTAGGTTTGGCGAATAATCAGCCGGTGCGTCCGGTACGTCGCGGTGTGACGCTTGCGCCGGCCGGTGGTGTGGAAATGGTGGTGAAAAATGAACGCCGGCGTCCCTTAGCAGAATTGCAACTGGCGGGGAGTTTGTAA
- a CDS encoding FAD-binding oxidoreductase, translating to MQQLETIVGSAGIYSYPNLPASWKGRIAETVTPETEIDCLVCPQSSAELAQVMALAYRQNWRVLCAGAGSKLHWGGLPEGVNLVVSTTKLNRLIDHAAGDMTVTAESGMKFSDLQAILAQKGQFLPLDVPYSQEATLGGIVATAITGSLRHRYGGVRDLLIGLSFVRSDGEIAKAGGRVVKNVAGYDLMKLFTGSHGTLGVICQVTFRVYPLPDASQTVLLTGEKAAIAEAAKILMASALTPTAMDVLSPVIVSQLNGADGMGLLVRFQSVAESVRQQSDRLLEVGKMLSLKGHTLTDDSDLWQQLKNLMWNSERGDQILCKIGVRPSNAVEALAGFDSLNGSGVIHAASGLGVLRLEENSAVEKVEKLRKICEEKGGFLTILQGGVSLKQKCDVWGYKGNALEVMRKIKTQFDERNILSAGRFVGGI from the coding sequence GTGCAGCAACTAGAAACAATTGTGGGTTCGGCTGGCATTTATTCTTATCCAAATTTGCCGGCATCTTGGAAAGGGCGTATCGCAGAAACCGTCACCCCTGAAACTGAAATTGATTGCCTTGTCTGCCCCCAAAGCAGCGCTGAATTGGCGCAGGTGATGGCTTTGGCTTACCGCCAGAATTGGCGGGTTTTGTGTGCCGGTGCTGGAAGCAAACTGCACTGGGGGGGTTTGCCCGAAGGGGTGAATTTGGTTGTCAGCACGACAAAACTCAATCGCTTAATTGATCACGCCGCCGGCGATATGACGGTTACGGCAGAATCAGGGATGAAATTCAGCGATTTACAAGCGATTTTAGCTCAAAAAGGTCAATTTTTGCCCCTGGATGTGCCCTATAGTCAGGAAGCTACTCTGGGCGGTATTGTGGCCACCGCTATCACCGGATCGCTGCGTCACCGTTACGGCGGTGTTCGTGATTTGTTGATTGGTTTGTCTTTTGTCCGATCTGATGGCGAAATTGCAAAGGCCGGTGGTCGGGTTGTTAAAAATGTGGCCGGTTATGATTTGATGAAACTTTTCACCGGCTCTCATGGCACATTAGGGGTAATTTGTCAAGTAACTTTTCGAGTTTATCCGCTGCCGGATGCGTCGCAAACAGTTTTGCTGACAGGAGAAAAAGCGGCAATTGCTGAGGCTGCTAAAATTTTGATGGCATCAGCGCTTACTCCAACGGCAATGGATGTGCTCTCACCGGTTATTGTCTCACAATTGAATGGCGCTGATGGGATGGGGTTGTTAGTGCGTTTTCAAAGTGTTGCAGAGAGTGTGCGCCAACAATCTGACCGGCTTTTGGAAGTGGGAAAAATGTTAAGTTTAAAAGGCCATACCCTGACAGATGACAGTGACTTATGGCAACAGTTAAAAAATTTGATGTGGAATTCTGAGCGCGGGGATCAAATTCTTTGCAAAATAGGAGTAAGACCGAGTAATGCTGTTGAGGCTTTGGCTGGGTTTGATAGTTTGAATGGTAGCGGTGTAATTCATGCCGCTAGTGGGTTAGGAGTTTTGCGCCTTGAGGAAAATAGCGCCGTTGAAAAAGTAGAAAAGTTGCGAAAAATTTGTGAAGAAAAGGGGGGATTTTTGACGATTTTGCAGGGTGGGGTTTCCTTAAAACAAAAATGTGATGTCTGGGGATATAAAGGCAATGCTTTGGAGGTTATGAGAAAAATAAAAACCCAGTTTGATGAGAGAAATATATTATCGGCGGGCCGGTTTGTTGGTGGGATTTAG
- a CDS encoding (Fe-S)-binding protein: MTISDELKWTNVQALVEAGAEEIGPAFDAKHPPDPKLIDTCVHCGFCLSTCPSYRVIGKEMDSPRGRIYLMDAINEKEAGLDEATVPHFDSCLGCLACVSTCPSGVQYDKLIAATRPQVERNFERSLPDRLIRSLIFNLFPYPGRLRPLLAPLFVYQKLGLQKLVRSTGILPKISPRLAAMESILPRISVESFRDDLPQIIPAQGEKRYRVGMILGCVQRLFFSPVNEATARVLTANGCEVVIPKSQGCCAALPAHQGQEEQAQSLARQMIDSFAGMELDAIIINAAGCGHTLKEYGHILQDDLAYREKAEAFSNNVKDVHEFLAEVGLTAKLNPIFDKDLKIVYQDACHLLHGQKISLQPRKLLREIPGVTLKEPVDAALCCGSAGVYNMLQPEVADELGQQKVENLLNTGAELIASANPGCSLQIKKHLQLQGKDVLLLHPVELLDYSIRGVKFS; this comes from the coding sequence ATGACGATTTCTGATGAATTAAAGTGGACGAATGTGCAAGCTTTGGTGGAGGCCGGTGCAGAGGAAATTGGGCCGGCTTTTGATGCCAAACATCCACCCGATCCAAAGTTAATAGATACCTGTGTACATTGTGGATTTTGTTTATCTACTTGTCCGAGTTATCGGGTAATTGGTAAAGAAATGGATTCTCCGAGGGGTCGCATTTATTTGATGGATGCGATTAATGAGAAAGAGGCCGGTTTAGATGAAGCGACAGTGCCTCATTTTGACTCGTGTTTAGGGTGTTTGGCTTGTGTTTCTACTTGTCCTTCTGGGGTGCAGTATGATAAATTGATTGCTGCAACTCGTCCGCAGGTAGAAAGGAATTTTGAGCGGTCATTACCGGATCGATTAATTCGGAGTTTGATTTTTAATTTGTTTCCTTATCCGGGCCGGTTGCGTCCTTTATTAGCGCCGCTTTTTGTTTATCAAAAATTAGGCTTACAAAAGCTGGTTCGCAGTACAGGAATTTTGCCAAAGATTTCGCCGAGATTGGCTGCAATGGAGTCTATTTTGCCGCGAATTTCTGTTGAATCTTTCCGCGATGATTTGCCGCAAATTATTCCGGCGCAGGGGGAAAAGCGTTATCGTGTGGGGATGATTTTAGGCTGTGTTCAACGGTTGTTTTTTTCGCCGGTGAATGAGGCGACAGCGAGAGTTTTGACGGCCAATGGTTGTGAAGTTGTGATTCCAAAATCTCAGGGTTGTTGTGCAGCATTGCCGGCCCACCAAGGACAAGAAGAACAAGCGCAATCTTTGGCAAGACAAATGATTGATAGTTTTGCAGGAATGGAGTTAGATGCGATTATTATTAATGCGGCGGGTTGCGGTCATACTTTGAAGGAATACGGGCATATTTTGCAGGATGATTTGGCTTATCGAGAAAAAGCCGAAGCGTTTTCAAATAATGTAAAAGATGTGCATGAATTTTTGGCAGAGGTGGGTTTAACGGCAAAATTAAATCCAATTTTTGATAAAGATTTGAAGATTGTTTATCAGGATGCTTGCCATTTGTTGCACGGTCAAAAAATTAGTTTGCAACCGCGTAAACTGTTGCGAGAAATTCCGGGGGTGACGTTGAAAGAGCCGGTGGATGCGGCTTTGTGTTGTGGCAGTGCGGGGGTTTATAATATGCTTCAGCCGGAGGTGGCGGATGAGTTAGGTCAGCAAAAAGTTGAGAATTTGCTGAATACTGGGGCGGAGTTAATTGCTTCTGCTAATCCGGGGTGTTCTTTGCAAATTAAAAAGCATTTACAATTGCAAGGAAAGGATGTTTTGCTGTTACATCCGGTGGAATTGTTGGATTATTCAATTCGCGGTGTTAAATTTTCCTAG
- a CDS encoding NAD(P)/FAD-dependent oxidoreductase has product MSLEAVKEKQVPHVVIVGGGFGGLYAAQALRKAEVKVTLIDRRNFHLFQPLLYQVATGSLSPADISSPLRAILNHSKNTQILLGEVKDIDTEEQKIFLATGDEIAYDYLIVATGVSHHYFGKDEWATKAPGLKTVEDAIEMRRKIFLAFEAAEKENDPEKRRAWLNFVVVGGGPTGVELAGALAELAHYTLKNDFASIDTTEAQILLIEGVDRVLPPYPQDLSEKAKKSLEELGVTVKTRTMVTNIEDGIVTVKCEDKEEKIETKTVLWAAGVKASAMGQAIAKATGSELDRVGRVVVEPDLSVKGFANIFVIGDLANFAHQGDGKPIPGVAPVAMQEGQYVAQLIKKKLAGKSVEPFRYVDYGSLAVIGRHAAVVDLGFVKFSGFLAWLAWVFVHIYYLIEFDNKLVVMIQWGWNYFTRKRGARLITNPYLRTTPAGDGNSLNGMQAQKKEPVEV; this is encoded by the coding sequence ATGAGCTTAGAAGCAGTAAAAGAGAAACAAGTGCCTCATGTTGTGATTGTGGGAGGCGGGTTTGGCGGTTTGTATGCGGCGCAAGCATTGAGAAAGGCTGAGGTGAAAGTAACACTGATTGATAGAAGAAACTTCCATTTATTCCAACCTTTGCTTTATCAAGTCGCCACCGGCAGTTTATCACCGGCAGATATTTCTTCACCGCTGCGAGCAATTTTAAACCACAGCAAAAATACGCAAATTTTGCTGGGAGAAGTGAAAGATATTGATACTGAAGAGCAAAAAATTTTCTTAGCAACAGGAGATGAAATTGCCTACGATTATTTAATTGTTGCCACCGGCGTCAGTCATCATTATTTTGGAAAAGATGAATGGGCGACAAAAGCGCCTGGGTTAAAAACTGTTGAAGATGCGATAGAAATGCGGCGAAAGATTTTCTTAGCATTTGAAGCGGCGGAAAAAGAAAATGACCCAGAAAAACGTCGTGCTTGGTTAAATTTTGTCGTGGTTGGTGGTGGGCCGACTGGGGTAGAATTAGCTGGGGCTTTGGCAGAATTGGCGCACTATACGTTAAAAAATGATTTTGCCAGCATTGATACTACAGAAGCGCAAATTTTGTTAATTGAAGGTGTAGATCGGGTGTTACCTCCTTACCCGCAAGATTTATCAGAAAAAGCCAAGAAATCTTTGGAAGAATTGGGGGTAACGGTGAAAACTCGCACGATGGTGACAAATATTGAAGATGGAATTGTGACGGTAAAGTGCGAGGATAAAGAGGAGAAAATTGAGACAAAAACAGTTTTGTGGGCAGCAGGGGTGAAGGCTTCGGCAATGGGACAAGCAATTGCTAAAGCTACCGGATCTGAGTTAGATCGGGTGGGGCGTGTGGTGGTGGAACCAGATTTGAGTGTTAAAGGATTTGCTAATATTTTTGTAATCGGAGATTTGGCGAATTTTGCTCATCAAGGTGATGGTAAACCGATTCCAGGTGTGGCGCCGGTGGCGATGCAGGAAGGGCAATATGTGGCGCAATTAATTAAGAAAAAATTGGCCGGCAAAAGTGTTGAACCTTTCCGCTATGTGGACTATGGTAGTTTGGCGGTGATTGGGCGTCATGCGGCGGTTGTGGATTTGGGTTTTGTGAAGTTTTCGGGATTTTTGGCTTGGCTGGCTTGGGTGTTTGTTCATATTTATTATCTGATTGAGTTTGATAATAAATTGGTGGTGATGATTCAGTGGGGGTGGAATTATTTTACTCGCAAACGCGGGGCAAGGTTGATTACAAATCCTTATTTGCGTACGACGCCGGCGGGGGATGGTAATAGTTTGAATGGGATGCAGGCACAGAAAAAAGAGCCGGTAGAGGTATAA